A single region of the Prevotella sp. HUN102 genome encodes:
- a CDS encoding lipopolysaccharide assembly protein LapB: MKKTIYILLAFLALASHLQAQSRQTFIAKGDSCVKEYDYHTAIFHYQEAQKMKNDAEVQTKLADCHYQRNEYRKCFDLLNGISEDSLNHDMMRKKYYLLGNLKMQVEQIWCGVAIVKRFPKDSRIVADLMRLYISDDFFQPNTAIRYGMQYCAQDSTNNEVNLALAEAYFHNKKYEESVETYKKVFANNDTTYTALYYTGNAYEYLNQPDSAVVYYRKAVGRYPQYAVGYYRLGVVEANLGYSEAAVAHLQQAVALYEPSKAIMAIIYRNMGDAKYNLKDYEAADAYWEAALSYSPNEELERKREEVRKEARR; this comes from the coding sequence ATGAAGAAAACAATATACATTCTCCTCGCTTTCCTTGCCCTCGCAAGCCATTTGCAGGCACAAAGCCGACAGACATTTATTGCCAAGGGAGACAGTTGCGTGAAGGAATACGACTATCACACAGCCATCTTCCACTATCAGGAAGCACAGAAGATGAAGAACGATGCCGAGGTGCAGACGAAACTCGCCGACTGCCACTATCAAAGGAACGAATACAGAAAGTGTTTCGACCTGCTGAACGGCATCAGCGAGGACAGTCTGAACCACGATATGATGCGCAAGAAATACTATCTGCTCGGAAATCTGAAGATGCAGGTGGAGCAAATATGGTGCGGCGTTGCCATCGTGAAGCGTTTTCCGAAGGACAGCCGAATCGTTGCCGACCTTATGAGGCTCTACATCAGCGATGATTTCTTTCAGCCCAACACGGCAATCCGATACGGAATGCAGTACTGCGCTCAGGATTCCACCAACAACGAAGTGAACCTTGCACTCGCCGAAGCATACTTCCACAACAAAAAATACGAGGAATCCGTCGAAACCTACAAGAAGGTGTTTGCCAATAACGACACCACCTACACGGCTCTCTACTACACGGGCAATGCCTACGAATACCTGAATCAGCCCGATTCGGCTGTGGTCTACTATCGGAAAGCCGTCGGACGCTATCCGCAATACGCCGTGGGCTACTATCGTCTGGGCGTTGTGGAAGCGAATCTGGGATATTCCGAAGCAGCCGTGGCGCATCTTCAGCAAGCCGTGGCTCTCTACGAACCGAGCAAAGCCATTATGGCTATCATCTACCGGAATATGGGCGATGCAAAATACAATCTTAAAGATTATGAAGCTGCAGATGCCTATTGGGAAGCCGCACTGAGCTATTCGCCCAATGAGGAACTGGAACGGAAGCGCGAGGAAGTGAGAAAAGAAGCAAGGAGATAA
- the murI gene encoding glutamate racemase — translation MRQTYSQSPGPIGVFDSGYGGLTILDGIRQLLPQYDYIYLGDNARAPYGSRSFDVVYQFTRQAVLKLFDMGCQLVILGCNTASAKALRTIQQNDLPRIDARRRVLGVIRPTAEIIGELTNSRHIGLLATEGTVKSNSYTMEIQKLWPDVSVTGVACPLWVPIIENNEADGPGADYFVRKRIDHILQQDPEIDTLILGCTHYPILMPKILKYVPRGIRIVPQGEYVAESLKSYLARHEEMDCLCTKGGTVRYCTTENETKFKESARIFLHDDIEVEHLDLE, via the coding sequence ATGAGGCAGACCTATTCTCAATCTCCCGGTCCCATCGGGGTTTTCGATTCCGGCTATGGAGGGCTTACCATTCTCGACGGAATCCGACAGTTGTTGCCCCAGTACGACTACATCTACCTTGGCGACAATGCCCGTGCGCCCTACGGCTCGCGCTCTTTCGACGTGGTTTATCAGTTCACGCGACAGGCCGTGCTGAAGCTCTTCGATATGGGTTGCCAGTTGGTAATCCTCGGTTGCAACACAGCCTCGGCGAAAGCCCTCCGCACCATTCAGCAGAACGACCTTCCGCGGATTGATGCCCGGCGCCGCGTATTGGGCGTAATACGTCCTACGGCAGAAATCATCGGCGAACTGACCAACAGCCGTCATATAGGCCTGTTGGCTACCGAGGGCACCGTGAAGAGCAACAGCTACACGATGGAGATTCAGAAACTGTGGCCCGACGTGTCGGTAACGGGCGTTGCCTGTCCACTCTGGGTGCCCATCATCGAGAACAATGAGGCAGACGGCCCCGGGGCAGACTATTTCGTTCGGAAGCGCATCGATCACATCTTGCAGCAGGATCCGGAAATAGACACGCTCATTCTTGGCTGCACGCATTATCCCATCCTGATGCCGAAGATTCTGAAGTACGTTCCCCGAGGTATCCGCATCGTCCCACAGGGCGAATATGTTGCCGAGAGCCTGAAGAGTTATCTTGCCCGGCACGAGGAAATGGATTGTTTGTGTACGAAGGGTGGCACGGTTCGCTATTGCACTACGGAAAACGAAACGAAGTTCAAGGAAAGTGCACGCATCTTCCTACACGATGATATCGAAGTGGAGCATTTGGATTTGGAATAA
- a CDS encoding OmpH family outer membrane protein, whose amino-acid sequence MKKSILFLFLLALPLLASAQSLKFAYFSYDEVLKSMPDYVVAARNLDELRAKYDAELQRSENDFHAKYEDFLEGQKDFAPSILKKRQAELQEMMDKNEAFKQESQRLLNQAQADAFAPVFAKLNAAIRQMGTAKGYAFILNTDNNALPYVDALVGENITEMLKNMLK is encoded by the coding sequence ATGAAAAAATCAATTCTTTTTCTATTCCTCCTCGCCTTGCCCCTGCTGGCATCGGCTCAGTCATTGAAGTTTGCATATTTCAGCTACGACGAAGTATTGAAATCTATGCCCGACTATGTTGTTGCTGCAAGAAATCTCGACGAACTGCGTGCCAAGTACGACGCCGAACTCCAGCGTTCCGAGAATGATTTCCACGCCAAGTACGAAGATTTTCTGGAAGGACAAAAGGATTTTGCACCTTCAATTCTCAAGAAGCGTCAGGCTGAACTTCAGGAAATGATGGACAAGAATGAGGCTTTCAAGCAGGAATCCCAGCGACTGCTGAATCAAGCACAGGCGGATGCCTTTGCTCCTGTGTTTGCAAAGCTCAATGCTGCCATCCGTCAGATGGGAACAGCGAAGGGATACGCTTTCATTCTCAACACCGACAACAACGCCTTGCCCTACGTGGACGCATTGGTGGGCGAGAACATAACGGAAATGCTCAAGAATATGCTGAAGTAA
- a CDS encoding OmpH family outer membrane protein — MKKLFLMLMLCAPMTMFAQKFGHLDSQALLQSLPEATSVQQKLEAKGKEYEKQLTDMQAELQRKAEEYDKTKSTMNATKQAETEKALQDMYAKIQQTAQDNQRAFNEEQQKSLGPVLEKVRNAIAAVAKAGGYVYIMEKEAGQPLYINDAVSKDITAEVKAQLAKMK, encoded by the coding sequence ATGAAAAAGCTATTTTTAATGTTGATGCTTTGCGCACCAATGACAATGTTTGCTCAGAAGTTCGGCCACCTCGATTCACAGGCTCTTCTTCAGTCTCTCCCCGAAGCTACCAGCGTGCAGCAGAAGCTCGAAGCCAAGGGCAAGGAGTACGAGAAGCAGCTTACGGATATGCAGGCAGAATTGCAGCGTAAGGCTGAAGAGTACGACAAGACGAAGAGTACGATGAATGCTACAAAGCAGGCTGAAACTGAAAAGGCTCTTCAGGATATGTACGCTAAGATTCAGCAGACAGCTCAGGACAACCAGCGCGCTTTCAACGAGGAGCAGCAGAAGTCTCTCGGCCCTGTGCTCGAAAAGGTTCGCAACGCCATTGCAGCAGTAGCCAAGGCTGGTGGTTATGTTTACATTATGGAGAAGGAAGCAGGTCAGCCTCTCTACATCAACGATGCAGTAAGCAAGGACATCACAGCCGAAGTAAAGGCACAGTTGGCTAAGATGAAGTAA
- a CDS encoding OmpH family outer membrane protein: MKSILKAVKIVLPLCLFALLPLRAQAQKFALIDMEYVLSNVPAYERANEQLNQVSKKWQAEVEALNTEASTMYKNYQNEVVFLSQEQKKKKQEDIMAKEKQAADLKRKYFGPEGELFKKRTSLISPIQDEIYNAVKDISDQRGYSLVIDRSSQTAGIIYGSPKVDISNEVLQKLGYGN; the protein is encoded by the coding sequence ATGAAAAGTATATTGAAAGCTGTAAAGATAGTATTGCCTCTTTGCCTCTTTGCTCTTTTACCTCTGAGAGCGCAGGCACAGAAGTTTGCTCTTATTGATATGGAATACGTGCTCAGCAATGTTCCGGCTTATGAAAGAGCCAACGAGCAGTTGAATCAAGTAAGCAAGAAATGGCAGGCCGAGGTTGAAGCACTCAACACGGAGGCAAGCACTATGTATAAGAACTATCAGAACGAGGTGGTGTTCCTGTCTCAAGAACAGAAGAAGAAGAAACAGGAAGACATTATGGCAAAGGAGAAGCAGGCTGCCGACTTGAAGCGTAAGTACTTCGGACCGGAAGGCGAGCTGTTCAAGAAGCGCACCAGTCTCATCAGTCCTATTCAGGACGAAATCTACAACGCCGTTAAGGACATATCTGATCAGCGAGGTTACAGTCTCGTCATCGACCGTTCAAGCCAGACAGCCGGCATCATCTACGGTTCGCCGAAGGTGGATATCAGCAACGAAGTGTTGCAGAAGCTCGGCTACGGCAACTGA
- a CDS encoding outer membrane protein assembly factor — translation MSNINKVLILLAVVFGLSLKMKAQEKIVNPTVNYAGNPEVYKLAGLSVSGIEGYEDYVLTGISGLSIGQELEIPGTDITDAVKRYWKHGLFSDVAITVDSLIGRNAYLHIHLKPRPRVSDINYLGVKKSEREDLEKRIGLLKGGQITPNMIDRAQVLAKKYFEEKGYKDAEINIRQRDDVVARNQVILDIDVDKKEKKKVRTITIDGNEALADKKIKGTMFSKGAFSKTHEAGKLGNILKSKKFTSERWEEDKKNLINKYNEYGFRDATIVADSISNVDPKHVDVYIKVDEGKKYYIRNITWVGNTVYSTDYLSNLLDLHKGDVYNQKYMNKRLTEDDDAVGNAYWNNGYLFYSLQPTEVNIVGDSIDLEMRIFEGQQAHINRVRINGNDRIYENVVRRELRTKPGDLFSKEALQRTARELASIGHFDPEAVNPDVQPKFEDGTVDINWNLKQKSNDQIEFSLGWGQTGVVGTVGLRLNNFSMANLFRKKGERRGLLPIGDGETLSLNVRTNGRYYQSYGAQYATNWFGGKRPIQFTVGLNYSKMTAVSSNYYNHSYMNNYYNYMYGYGNYNYNNYENYLDPDKYLQLLGANIGWGKRLSWPDDYFTLSLQLSYQRYMLKNWGYFIMSNGAANNLNLNISLNRSSTDNQLFPRRGSEFTISLAVTPPWSKWDKKDYKNLANDPYSPTYQAEQQEKFRWIEYHKWKFKARTFTALTSGTKCFVLMTRVELGLLGSYNKYKKSPFEVYYMGGDGMSGYSTGYAEETIGLRGYENGSLTPDQRKMGYAYDRFTLELRYPFLLGNTTIYGLGFVEAGNAWTDTKKFNPFDMKRSAGLGVRIFLPMVGMMGIDWAYGFDKVYGKKGGSHFHFVLGQEF, via the coding sequence ATGAGTAATATTAACAAGGTCTTGATTCTCTTGGCTGTGGTCTTCGGACTCAGTTTAAAGATGAAAGCTCAGGAGAAGATAGTAAATCCAACTGTAAATTATGCCGGAAATCCGGAAGTCTATAAGTTGGCTGGACTTTCTGTATCGGGCATCGAAGGTTATGAAGACTATGTGCTGACGGGTATTTCTGGTCTCAGCATCGGACAGGAACTGGAGATTCCCGGTACCGACATCACGGATGCCGTGAAGCGTTATTGGAAGCACGGCCTCTTTTCCGACGTTGCCATCACGGTGGATTCGCTGATTGGTCGGAATGCTTATCTGCATATCCATCTGAAACCTCGTCCACGTGTTTCCGATATCAACTATCTCGGTGTGAAGAAATCAGAGCGCGAAGACTTGGAAAAGCGAATTGGTCTGCTCAAAGGTGGTCAGATTACGCCTAATATGATTGACCGTGCTCAGGTTTTGGCAAAGAAATATTTTGAAGAAAAGGGCTACAAGGATGCTGAAATCAACATTCGGCAGCGCGACGACGTGGTTGCAAGGAATCAGGTAATCCTCGATATAGACGTAGACAAGAAGGAAAAGAAGAAGGTTCGCACAATTACCATCGACGGAAACGAGGCACTTGCCGATAAGAAAATCAAGGGTACAATGTTTTCAAAGGGTGCATTCAGCAAGACCCACGAAGCAGGCAAGTTAGGGAATATCCTGAAATCGAAGAAATTTACCTCCGAACGCTGGGAAGAGGACAAGAAGAACCTGATAAATAAATACAACGAATACGGTTTCCGCGATGCAACCATCGTCGCTGACAGCATCAGCAACGTGGATCCAAAGCACGTTGATGTATATATAAAGGTAGACGAAGGAAAGAAATATTACATCCGAAACATCACTTGGGTGGGAAATACAGTTTATTCAACCGATTATCTTTCCAACTTGCTCGACCTTCACAAGGGCGACGTTTACAATCAGAAGTATATGAACAAGCGTCTGACGGAAGACGACGACGCGGTGGGCAATGCTTACTGGAACAACGGTTATCTCTTTTACAGTCTCCAACCTACGGAAGTTAATATCGTAGGCGACTCTATCGACCTCGAAATGCGTATATTCGAAGGTCAGCAGGCGCATATCAATCGTGTGAGAATCAATGGTAACGACCGTATTTATGAGAATGTAGTGCGTCGTGAGCTTCGCACAAAGCCGGGCGACCTCTTCTCTAAGGAAGCCCTTCAGCGTACTGCTCGCGAACTGGCATCAATAGGACACTTCGATCCTGAAGCCGTAAACCCTGATGTGCAGCCTAAATTTGAAGACGGAACTGTGGATATCAACTGGAATCTGAAACAGAAGTCGAACGACCAAATAGAATTTTCATTGGGATGGGGACAGACCGGCGTGGTTGGTACCGTGGGATTGAGGCTCAACAACTTCTCTATGGCAAACCTCTTCCGCAAGAAGGGTGAGCGCAGAGGATTGCTTCCAATCGGTGATGGCGAAACGCTGTCGTTGAATGTACGTACCAACGGCCGCTACTATCAGTCATACGGCGCACAATATGCCACGAACTGGTTTGGCGGCAAGCGTCCGATTCAGTTCACAGTAGGTCTGAACTACTCAAAGATGACCGCCGTTTCGAGCAACTATTATAATCATAGTTATATGAACAATTATTATAATTATATGTACGGTTACGGAAATTATAATTATAATAACTATGAGAATTATTTAGATCCGGACAAGTATTTACAGCTTTTAGGCGCAAATATCGGTTGGGGCAAGCGTCTCTCTTGGCCTGATGACTACTTTACATTGTCGTTGCAGCTATCCTATCAGCGTTATATGCTGAAGAACTGGGGTTACTTCATAATGTCGAACGGTGCGGCCAACAACTTGAACTTGAACATTTCGCTCAACCGTTCATCTACCGACAATCAGCTCTTCCCACGCCGTGGTTCTGAATTTACGATATCGCTCGCCGTAACTCCGCCTTGGTCTAAGTGGGACAAGAAGGATTACAAGAATCTTGCCAACGACCCTTACTCGCCAACTTATCAGGCAGAGCAACAGGAAAAGTTCCGTTGGATTGAATACCATAAGTGGAAGTTCAAGGCACGTACCTTCACGGCATTGACAAGTGGCACTAAATGCTTCGTGTTGATGACACGAGTGGAACTCGGTTTGCTCGGCAGCTACAACAAATACAAGAAGAGTCCGTTTGAAGTTTACTATATGGGTGGCGACGGTATGAGTGGCTATTCTACCGGTTATGCAGAAGAAACCATCGGTCTTCGTGGTTATGAAAACGGCTCATTGACACCTGATCAAAGAAAAATGGGCTATGCCTATGACCGTTTCACACTCGAACTCCGTTATCCGTTCCTCTTGGGTAATACCACCATTTATGGTCTTGGATTCGTAGAAGCAGGTAATGCGTGGACGGATACGAAGAAGTTCAACCCATTCGATATGAAGCGTTCGGCAGGTCTCGGTGTGCGTATCTTCCTTCCAATGGTCGGTATGATGGGTATCGACTGGGCATACGGTTTCGATAAAGTATATGGAAAGAAAGGTGGAAGCCATTTCCACTTCGTTCTCGGACAGGAGTTCTGA
- a CDS encoding isoprenyl transferase, translated as MAEELDIKRIPQHIAIIMDGNGRWAMERGKERSYGHQAGVDTVRRITSECTRLGVKFLTLYTFSTENWNRPTDEIAALMGLVLTSLEDEIFMKNNVRFQVIGDIGRLPKEVQLKLQETMEHTAKNDAMTMVVALSYSARWEMTEAAKTVARQVQNGELKVEDITETTISERLCTNFMPDPDLLIRTGGELRISNYMLWQLAYSELYFCDTYWPDFMEADLRKAIADYQGRQRRFGKTEEQVETEQGK; from the coding sequence ATGGCAGAAGAACTGGATATAAAACGAATCCCACAGCACATAGCCATCATTATGGACGGCAATGGCCGCTGGGCAATGGAGCGGGGGAAGGAACGCTCCTACGGGCATCAGGCAGGTGTGGATACCGTGCGTCGGATCACATCGGAGTGTACACGGCTCGGTGTGAAGTTCCTTACACTCTATACTTTCTCAACGGAGAACTGGAATCGTCCCACGGATGAGATTGCGGCATTGATGGGATTGGTGCTTACTTCGCTTGAAGACGAAATCTTTATGAAGAATAATGTGCGTTTCCAAGTGATCGGCGATATCGGACGTCTGCCGAAAGAAGTACAACTGAAACTTCAGGAAACAATGGAGCACACGGCGAAGAACGACGCTATGACGATGGTTGTGGCTCTCAGCTATTCAGCCCGATGGGAAATGACCGAGGCTGCGAAGACTGTTGCACGTCAGGTGCAGAACGGCGAGCTGAAAGTGGAGGACATTACCGAGACAACCATCAGCGAACGGCTCTGTACCAACTTTATGCCCGATCCCGATTTGCTTATCAGGACAGGAGGAGAGTTGCGCATTTCAAACTATATGCTGTGGCAGTTGGCTTATTCCGAGCTATACTTCTGCGATACCTACTGGCCGGACTTTATGGAAGCAGACCTCCGCAAGGCAATAGCAGACTATCAGGGACGCCAACGCCGTTTCGGAAAGACAGAGGAACAAGTTGAAACAGAACAAGGAAAATAA
- a CDS encoding DUF6089 family protein: MKRLLFYILLLLAAAPLKAQDGEEYRMEMGAGVGMLGYLGDFNGSLTKNLQPMGSLVARYVFNPYMGLKMNVSYGKVKGSSADVETYYPKFAQKPYEFNNTLVDVGLTYEYNFWPYGTGREYRGAQKFTPFVFGGLGATYVKLEDGDRKSAFSANVPIGIGVKYKIGERTNIGLEWAMHFSLTDEIDGQKDPYDIKSSGAFKNTDCYSTLQLTFTYSFMAKCRTCHNEDE; the protein is encoded by the coding sequence ATGAAACGTTTACTATTTTACATTCTGCTTTTGCTCGCGGCTGCACCCCTGAAGGCGCAGGATGGCGAGGAGTATAGAATGGAAATGGGTGCAGGTGTCGGTATGCTGGGCTATCTTGGCGACTTCAACGGCTCGCTGACGAAGAATCTCCAGCCTATGGGAAGCCTTGTGGCGCGCTATGTGTTCAATCCTTATATGGGGTTGAAAATGAACGTTTCCTATGGAAAGGTAAAGGGCAGTTCGGCAGATGTTGAGACATATTATCCCAAATTTGCCCAGAAACCATACGAGTTCAACAATACATTGGTGGATGTGGGCTTGACTTACGAGTATAATTTCTGGCCTTACGGCACGGGAAGAGAGTATCGTGGTGCGCAGAAATTCACGCCTTTCGTGTTCGGTGGACTCGGTGCTACCTATGTGAAATTGGAGGATGGCGACAGAAAATCGGCTTTCTCGGCCAATGTTCCAATAGGAATCGGCGTGAAATATAAAATAGGCGAACGGACAAATATCGGGCTGGAATGGGCAATGCACTTCTCTTTGACCGATGAGATAGACGGTCAGAAAGATCCATACGACATCAAGAGCAGCGGAGCTTTCAAGAATACGGACTGCTATTCAACCTTGCAGCTTACCTTTACGTATAGCTTTATGGCTAAATGCCGCACTTGCCACAACGAAGACGAGTAA